A single region of the Branchiostoma lanceolatum isolate klBraLanc5 chromosome 1, klBraLanc5.hap2, whole genome shotgun sequence genome encodes:
- the LOC136430042 gene encoding uncharacterized PE-PGRS family protein PE_PGRS20-like: MDEVRSGEGLRAAKPRTQPCRLHVDEALKFYCETCREAVCRDCVMVEHKDHSYTHLAKAASGIKEQLSAALDEADRRVTELKDKQQEILSKKSFLKDNVTQVEASINEAAKRRLDQVFAEQKELLQQVQNIEKKTEKEFCTVEDAVETAIVGLSNTTDFGRNVIAHGTDLDTITVKTELQSRIQSLLQVSPDDMRVPKGEPWVCFAADGAKTDGCLLVGEVFQGFRATFTTLGTTGRLGPTSVGQHSDGQDHDGLVTLQNGIQLFTVKHTGTYRIQASGAAAGWGVDTPKSVRGRGSLMKGTFPLKKGEVLKILVGQEGVQDVRGNGVGGGGGTFVTRDDNTPLIIAGGGGGGNRMSARKTTSDGTKETPGNPSSGGKAGGKEGAGAVQGAADDVGGGGGGLRTDGASGKNEFGGKDGRYGGEGGRAFVNGGVGGRGAYNNADGGFGSGGGGFGGNGGSGGGGGGYSGGGRGDDASKHCGGGGGSFNSGEEPSGESGANDGPGYVVMTFTG, encoded by the exons TCACTCCTACACACATCTCGCCAAAGCAGCGAGCGGCATCAAAGAACAGCTATCTGCAGCGCTTGACGAAGCCGACAGGAGGGTGACCGAGCTCAAAGACAAGCAACAAGAAATTCTGAGTAAGAAGTCCTTTCTGAAAGACAACGTAACACAAGTCGAAGCCAGTATAAACGAAGCAGCAAAGCGTCGGCTAGATCAAGTATTTGCGGAACAAAAAGAGCTGTTGCAACAAGTGCAGAACATTGAGAAGAAAACTGAGAAAGAATTTTGCACAGTCGAAGACGCCGTTGAGACAGCGATTGTCGGTTTGTCCAACACCACTGATTTCGGGCGCAATGTCATCGCCCATGGTACTGACTTGGACACCATCACTGTGAAGACAGAacttcaatctcgaatccagaGTCTGCTACAGGTGTCTCCAGACGACATGCGCGTCCCAAAGGGGGAGCCGTGGGTTTGCTTTGCAGCTGACGGTGCCAAGACAGACGGCTGTTTACTGGTCGGTGAAGTATTCCAAG GTTTCAGGGCTACGTTCACCACACTGGGGACAACTGGTCGTCTCGGCCCGACATCCGTGGGACAACACTCCGATGGACAGGATCATGACGGACTGGTAACATTGCAGAACGGGATACAGCTCTTCACAGTCAAGCACACCGGTACATACAGGATCCAAGCCTCAG GTGCCGCTGCAGGGTGGGGAGTGGACACTCCCAAGTCAGTACGTGGAAGAGGTTCTCTCATGAAAGGGACTTTTCCACTCAAAAAGG GTGAGGTGCTGAAGATCCTAGTTGGACAGGAGGGCGTGCAGGATGTGCGGGGAAATGGCGTAGGTGGGGGTGGTGGGACGTTTGTCACACGGGACGACAACACTCCGCTCATCATTGCGGGCGGAGGAGGTGGTGGGAACCGCATGTCTGCTAGAAAGACAACCAGTGATGGCACTAAAGAAACACCAGGCAACCCCAGCTCTGGTGGGAAGGCAGGGGGAAAGGAGGGGGCTGGGGCAGTACAGGGGGCTGCGGATGATgtaggagggggtgggggaggtcTGCGGACGGACGGGGCGAGTGGTAAAAATGAATTTGGTGGCAAAGATGGCAGGTATGGCGGTGAAGGTGGAAGGGCGTTTGTAAATGGAGGTGTAGGCGGGAGGGGGGCCTATAACAATGCAGATGGAGGTTTTGGTAGTGGAGGGGGAGGGTTTGGTGGGAATGGTGGTAGTGGAGGTGGTGGTGGGGGCTATTCTGGAGGGGGAAGAGGGGACGATGCTTCAAAGCATTGCGGAGGGGGAGGCGGTTCCTTCAACTCTGGTGAGGAGCCCTCAGGAGAGAGTGGTGCAAATGACGGTCCAGGTTACGTGGTTATGACATTCACCGGTTAG